Proteins co-encoded in one Gemmatimonadaceae bacterium genomic window:
- a CDS encoding threonine synthase: protein MTDTHRPVQRCDNCGHALPDDDAAPQCPRCGGLLAIEHPAPAHDAPSLRARFDARCCLTSPGATASGVWRFAEIVHPSAATPVSYPEGNTPLLARDAVRAFAGCEGLLLKHEGMNPTGSFKDRGMTVGVTQARRLGARAVACASTGNTSASLASYAALAGIPALVFVPAGQIALGKLTQTLAYGARTLLVRGDFDACLSLVRESSSRLGIYLLNSINPWRLEGQKTIVFELLQQLRWEAPDWIALPAGNLGNVSAFGKALREARAWGLIDRVPRLLAVQAAGASPFYQSFSDDFAIRHRMKADTMATAIRIGDPASYDRAVSAIRETNGIVTRVTDEQILEAKAAIDGAGVGCEPASAASVAGVRRMVQDGIIAPHERVVSILTGHVLKDPGVLQWYHQEAAPPPPRANRPIEIDADLAAVERVLQMG from the coding sequence ATGACCGACACCCACCGCCCGGTGCAGCGCTGCGACAACTGCGGCCACGCACTCCCCGACGACGACGCCGCGCCGCAGTGCCCGCGGTGCGGCGGCCTGCTCGCCATCGAGCACCCGGCGCCGGCGCACGACGCCCCCTCGCTGCGGGCGCGTTTCGACGCGCGCTGCTGCCTGACGTCGCCAGGCGCAACCGCGTCGGGCGTATGGCGCTTTGCCGAGATCGTGCATCCGTCAGCCGCAACCCCCGTCAGCTACCCCGAGGGGAACACGCCGCTCCTGGCGCGCGACGCCGTGCGGGCCTTTGCCGGGTGCGAGGGGCTCCTCCTCAAGCACGAGGGGATGAATCCCACGGGCTCGTTCAAGGACCGCGGCATGACCGTTGGCGTGACGCAAGCCAGGCGGCTCGGGGCGCGCGCCGTGGCCTGCGCCTCCACGGGCAACACGTCGGCCTCGCTGGCGTCGTACGCGGCGCTCGCCGGCATCCCGGCCCTCGTCTTTGTCCCTGCCGGCCAGATCGCGCTAGGCAAGCTCACGCAGACACTGGCGTACGGGGCGCGCACCCTTCTCGTGCGTGGTGACTTTGACGCCTGCCTCTCACTGGTGCGCGAATCGAGTTCCAGACTCGGGATCTATCTCCTGAACTCGATCAATCCGTGGCGGCTCGAGGGGCAGAAGACGATCGTCTTCGAACTGTTGCAGCAGTTGCGATGGGAGGCGCCGGATTGGATCGCGCTCCCCGCCGGCAACCTCGGGAATGTTTCCGCGTTCGGAAAGGCGTTGCGCGAGGCCAGGGCGTGGGGCCTCATCGACCGTGTCCCGCGCCTGCTGGCGGTGCAGGCGGCGGGGGCATCGCCGTTCTACCAGAGCTTTTCCGATGATTTCGCCATACGTCATCGCATGAAGGCCGACACGATGGCCACCGCGATCAGGATCGGCGATCCGGCGTCGTACGACCGGGCGGTCTCTGCCATTCGCGAGACGAACGGGATTGTGACGCGCGTCACCGATGAGCAGATCCTCGAGGCGAAGGCGGCGATCGACGGTGCCGGTGTTGGCTGCGAGCCGGCGAGTGCGGCGAGCGTGGCGGGAGTCCGGCGCATGGTGCAGGACGGGATCATTGCACCGCACGAGCGGGTGGTCTCGATCCTCACCGGCCACGTGCTGAAGGATCCCGGGGTCCTGCAATGGTACCACCAGGAGGCGGCGCCGCCACCGCCGCGCGCCAACCGACCGATCGAGATCGATGCCGACCTGGCCGCGGTGGAGCGGGTGTTGCAGATGGGGTAG
- a CDS encoding OmpA family protein, whose protein sequence is MRQRLVGVAVLAVAMAALPAHAQKPLAVEVGGFGQFNLFDKNLDIDNTLTLGGRAGVHLFKRLWAEGDLQFGKADWSLASGTTKSLTLRPWAARVVYAPKLAEKTSLLLGAGYQNNVYIGRTNQVTGQLASKNEYEDAFTGLVGLKQCLNEKWNLRGDLVGDYNPSPNQNSTAGTLDGKATNYGLRVGLGYSVNGKCYEKPAPPPPPPPPPPPPPPPPPPPPPANDPPVITITAPANGSAFTGPVTFTATCTDKEDGTISNKVTWRSNRDGDLGTGASITKTLSAGTHTVTASCTDANGHTVTSTVTVTVNELLVRLNWVYFNFDKATLTKAGRDTLDRVIATLKDKADWKVAVEGHTDPYGSDTYNQKLSDSRATTVVGYLTKGGIDAGRISQKGFSEACLVLDDDHDKPVKSKRAHGVNRRVEIWSVGNAGTSASCRQ, encoded by the coding sequence ATGAGACAACGACTCGTAGGGGTTGCGGTGCTGGCGGTGGCCATGGCTGCCTTGCCGGCCCACGCCCAGAAGCCGCTCGCCGTCGAGGTGGGAGGGTTCGGGCAGTTCAACCTGTTCGACAAGAACCTGGATATCGACAACACGCTCACGCTGGGTGGCCGCGCCGGCGTGCATCTCTTCAAGCGACTCTGGGCAGAAGGCGACCTCCAGTTCGGCAAGGCCGACTGGTCGCTCGCGAGCGGCACGACGAAGTCGCTCACCCTTCGCCCGTGGGCGGCGCGCGTGGTGTATGCGCCCAAGCTCGCGGAGAAGACGAGCCTGCTGCTGGGCGCCGGCTACCAGAACAACGTGTACATCGGCCGCACCAATCAGGTCACTGGGCAGCTCGCCTCGAAGAACGAGTACGAGGATGCCTTCACAGGACTCGTGGGGCTCAAGCAGTGCCTCAACGAGAAGTGGAACCTTCGTGGTGATCTCGTCGGCGACTACAACCCGTCGCCGAACCAGAACAGCACGGCAGGGACGCTCGACGGCAAGGCGACCAACTACGGGCTGCGCGTCGGCCTGGGCTACTCGGTAAACGGCAAGTGCTACGAGAAGCCGGCACCGCCGCCGCCTCCCCCGCCGCCACCGCCGCCGCCCCCGCCGCCGCCACCGCCTCCGCCGCCGGCCAACGATCCGCCGGTCATCACGATCACCGCGCCCGCCAACGGCTCGGCGTTCACCGGGCCGGTCACCTTCACGGCGACCTGCACGGACAAGGAAGACGGCACCATCTCCAACAAGGTGACGTGGCGCAGCAACCGTGACGGCGACCTTGGCACCGGCGCCAGCATCACCAAGACGCTCTCCGCCGGCACGCACACCGTGACCGCCAGCTGCACCGACGCCAACGGGCACACGGTGACCTCGACCGTCACGGTCACGGTCAACGAACTCCTCGTCCGCCTCAACTGGGTCTACTTCAACTTCGACAAGGCGACGCTGACCAAGGCCGGGCGCGACACGCTCGACCGCGTCATCGCCACGCTGAAGGACAAGGCGGACTGGAAGGTGGCGGTCGAAGGGCACACCGACCCGTACGGCAGCGACACCTACAACCAGAAGCTCTCCGACAGCCGCGCGACGACGGTCGTTGGCTACCTGACCAAGGGTGGCATCGACGCCGGCCGCATCTCGCAGAAGGGCTTCAGCGAGGCCTGCCTCGTGCTCGACGACGATCACGACAAGCCGGTCAAGTCCAAGCGGGCGCACGGCGTCAACCGTCGCGTCGAGATCTGGTCGGTTGGCAACGCCGGTACGTCGGCCTCCTGCCGCCAGTAG
- a CDS encoding protein-glutamate O-methyltransferase CheR: MIAPDDYRFLAELLKRGSGLALGEGKEYLLESRLPPVATRFGLADLAALVGALRTRSTAEMVKAVCDAMTTGETLFFRDNAPFQALEKQLIPEIVPRARAQGRAIRIWCAACSTGQEPYSIAMIMDQMKATLGTTRVEIVATDYAAATLARAKEGIYNQFEVQRGLPVQLLMKYFKQVPAGFQVTDALRSTISFREQNLLQPFSGLGTFDVVFVRNVLIYFDADTKRDVLDRIARMLAPGGTVLLGGTENTLGLTESLARVPGATTSLYRRPSEIASAKAPVAGKAVA, from the coding sequence ATGATTGCGCCGGACGACTATCGATTCCTCGCCGAACTGCTCAAGCGCGGTTCCGGCCTGGCGCTCGGGGAAGGCAAGGAGTACCTCCTCGAGAGCCGCTTGCCGCCAGTTGCAACACGCTTCGGGCTGGCCGACCTGGCGGCACTCGTCGGGGCCCTGCGCACGCGCAGCACCGCCGAGATGGTCAAGGCGGTCTGCGATGCGATGACCACCGGCGAGACGCTCTTCTTCCGCGACAACGCCCCCTTCCAGGCGCTGGAGAAGCAGCTGATCCCGGAGATCGTCCCGCGCGCCCGCGCCCAGGGACGCGCGATCCGCATCTGGTGCGCCGCCTGTTCCACTGGGCAGGAGCCGTACTCGATCGCGATGATCATGGACCAGATGAAGGCCACGCTGGGGACCACGCGCGTCGAGATCGTGGCCACCGACTACGCGGCGGCGACGCTGGCCCGCGCGAAGGAAGGGATCTACAACCAGTTCGAGGTGCAACGCGGGCTCCCCGTGCAGCTGCTGATGAAGTACTTCAAGCAGGTGCCGGCGGGCTTCCAGGTCACCGATGCGCTGCGGAGCACCATCAGCTTCCGCGAACAGAACCTCCTGCAGCCGTTCTCCGGGCTCGGGACGTTCGATGTGGTCTTCGTGCGCAACGTGCTGATCTACTTCGACGCCGACACCAAGCGCGACGTGCTGGACCGCATCGCACGGATGCTTGCACCCGGCGGGACGGTGCTGCTGGGCGGGACGGAGAACACGCTGGGGCTCACCGAGTCGCTGGCGCGCGTCCCGGGGGCGACAACGTCGCTGTATCGCCGCCCGAGCGAGATCGCCTCGGCCAAGGCACCGGTCGCCGGCAAGGCCGTCGCCTAA
- a CDS encoding chemotaxis response regulator protein-glutamate methylesterase has product MANLPPIRVLLVDDSAVVRGAIGRILEDAGDITVVTTAPNGQLALDALRHLDVDVVLLDVEMPVMDGITALPLILNMYPKVRVIMASSLTQQGAAITMQALSLGAADYISKPSARAGGAALAGVSREIVSKVRAIGRAKKTNIDPVLRTAPRPAPPAAASIIVAARGPASDVTPKVVAIAASTGGPNALADVLGGLPADFPLPILVTQHMPPVFTALLAQRLQRDAGRPCLEATNGMPVKPGYTYVAPGDWHMLVHTIEGHPVLKLEQTPPENHCRPAADPMLRSIAAVYGPATLAVVLTGMGDDGCRGCAAVRERGGRVIAQDEATSVVWGMPGAVVHAGLSQHVLPLKEIAGKITSISCVGAA; this is encoded by the coding sequence ATGGCGAACCTCCCTCCCATTCGCGTCCTGCTGGTCGACGACAGTGCGGTGGTGCGCGGTGCCATCGGGCGCATTCTCGAGGATGCCGGCGACATCACCGTCGTGACGACGGCGCCTAACGGGCAGCTGGCGCTGGACGCCCTTCGGCACCTGGACGTCGACGTCGTGTTGCTCGACGTGGAGATGCCGGTGATGGACGGGATCACGGCGCTGCCGCTGATCCTGAACATGTATCCCAAGGTTAGGGTGATCATGGCCAGCTCGCTCACGCAGCAGGGGGCGGCCATCACCATGCAGGCGCTGTCGCTTGGCGCGGCGGACTACATCTCGAAGCCCTCGGCGCGAGCGGGCGGGGCGGCGCTGGCCGGCGTGTCGCGCGAAATCGTGAGCAAGGTGCGGGCGATCGGGCGCGCGAAGAAGACCAACATCGACCCGGTGCTGCGCACGGCGCCGCGCCCCGCGCCTCCGGCGGCCGCCTCGATCATCGTCGCCGCGCGCGGCCCGGCGAGCGACGTGACGCCGAAGGTCGTGGCGATCGCGGCGAGCACCGGCGGCCCCAACGCCCTGGCCGACGTGCTGGGCGGGCTCCCGGCGGACTTCCCGCTCCCGATCCTCGTCACGCAGCACATGCCGCCCGTGTTCACCGCGCTGCTCGCGCAGCGACTGCAGCGCGACGCCGGGCGTCCCTGCCTGGAGGCAACCAACGGGATGCCGGTCAAGCCCGGCTATACCTACGTTGCACCTGGCGACTGGCACATGCTCGTGCACACCATCGAGGGACATCCGGTGCTCAAGCTCGAACAGACGCCGCCCGAGAACCACTGCCGCCCCGCGGCCGACCCCATGCTGCGCTCCATTGCCGCGGTGTACGGGCCGGCCACCCTCGCGGTCGTGCTCACCGGGATGGGCGACGATGGATGCCGTGGCTGCGCGGCGGTGCGGGAGCGGGGTGGGCGCGTGATTGCCCAGGACGAGGCGACGTCGGTGGTGTGGGGGATGCCGGGTGCCGTGGTGCACGCCGGCCTGTCGCAGCATGTCCTTCCCCTCAAGGAAATCGCCGGGAAGATCACCTCGATCAGCTGTGTGGGGGCCGCATGA
- a CDS encoding response regulator, giving the protein MKEILVIDDSLAIRKAIRRILEPMGYAVREAPDGAQALAACQGAKPDAVLCDIDMPVMDGLTFVRELRANPVYADTPVIMCTTHNTFEKIQQAIGLGANEYIMKPFDAEIIGGKLAACGIA; this is encoded by the coding sequence ATGAAAGAGATTCTCGTCATCGACGATTCACTGGCCATTCGCAAGGCGATCCGTCGCATCCTGGAACCGATGGGCTACGCCGTGCGCGAGGCGCCGGATGGCGCGCAGGCGCTGGCCGCCTGCCAGGGTGCCAAGCCCGACGCCGTGCTGTGCGACATCGACATGCCCGTGATGGACGGGCTCACGTTCGTGCGCGAGCTGCGGGCCAACCCGGTGTATGCCGACACGCCGGTGATCATGTGCACGACGCACAACACGTTCGAGAAGATCCAGCAGGCCATCGGGCTTGGCGCCAACGAATACATCATGAAGCCATTTGACGCCGAGATCATCGGCGGCAAGCTGGCGGCGTGCGGAATCGCCTGA
- a CDS encoding MFS transporter — translation MRTRAAIALAMFFTLVPVTLLVPGLHELVMTAHGGSASDAHAFMTVNMLAGMFTVPLGMRLARRRAEVGRWIALALVVDALAFVGMWLAPSLPVLFAFRVLDGAVHLPAVTLLMLASNRTSGEKRGGSLGALATALMIGVAIGSPFGGWLVDRGTGLVYTVGAALLVVAAVVSLAIPAVPVPAASPRTHRYAFDRERLRAWIPLGYAFMDRFSIGVFVSTFTLFLTQVHGLSASQRGGLIALFMLPFALLCYPAGRLADRIGWFVPMMVGNVLFGVVFASYGVVPQGWLPAAMLASGVLSALMFTPNLLLISDLARRGHGEGLFGAFQVAGSLGFLVGPMVGGILLVLTRGDDPVRGYRTIFALVGALEGGLALLAFGALRALAREVGEDRAAHHIAERVTSPRCSSTASPN, via the coding sequence ATGCGCACTCGCGCGGCGATCGCCCTCGCAATGTTCTTCACGCTGGTTCCGGTGACGCTCCTCGTCCCGGGACTGCACGAACTGGTCATGACCGCCCATGGCGGTTCGGCGAGCGACGCGCATGCGTTCATGACGGTGAACATGCTGGCTGGGATGTTCACCGTCCCGCTGGGGATGCGGTTGGCGCGTCGGCGCGCGGAGGTGGGGCGGTGGATCGCCCTCGCCCTCGTGGTCGACGCGTTGGCCTTCGTGGGGATGTGGCTCGCCCCGTCGCTCCCCGTGCTCTTTGCGTTCCGCGTGCTCGACGGCGCGGTGCACCTTCCGGCGGTCACGCTCCTGATGCTGGCGTCCAACCGGACGTCGGGGGAGAAACGCGGCGGCTCGCTGGGGGCGCTGGCCACGGCGCTCATGATCGGCGTGGCGATTGGTTCTCCCTTCGGTGGCTGGCTCGTCGATCGGGGGACGGGGCTGGTCTACACGGTGGGAGCCGCACTCCTCGTGGTGGCGGCGGTGGTCTCGCTCGCCATTCCCGCGGTCCCGGTGCCGGCCGCGTCGCCGCGCACGCATCGTTATGCCTTCGATCGTGAACGTCTGCGGGCGTGGATTCCGCTCGGCTACGCCTTCATGGATCGCTTCAGCATCGGCGTGTTTGTCTCGACCTTCACGCTCTTCCTGACGCAGGTCCACGGACTCAGCGCGTCGCAGCGTGGCGGGCTGATCGCGCTCTTCATGCTCCCCTTCGCCCTCCTGTGCTACCCGGCGGGGCGGTTGGCCGATCGCATCGGCTGGTTCGTTCCCATGATGGTGGGCAACGTGCTGTTCGGTGTGGTCTTCGCGTCGTACGGCGTGGTGCCGCAAGGATGGCTCCCGGCGGCGATGCTCGCCTCGGGGGTCCTGTCGGCGCTGATGTTCACCCCCAACCTCCTCCTCATCTCCGACCTCGCGCGACGCGGGCACGGCGAGGGGCTGTTCGGTGCCTTCCAGGTGGCCGGCTCCCTCGGCTTCCTTGTGGGGCCGATGGTTGGCGGCATCCTGCTCGTCCTCACGCGCGGGGACGATCCCGTGCGCGGGTACCGGACGATCTTCGCGCTCGTGGGGGCGCTGGAGGGGGGGCTCGCCCTCCTGGCATTCGGCGCCTTGCGCGCACTGGCGCGCGAGGTTGGCGAAGATCGTGCGGCACATCACATCGCCGAGCGCGTGACGTCGCCGCGCTGTTCCTCCACCGCGTCGCCTAACTAG
- a CDS encoding chemotaxis protein CheW, giving the protein MSTVSTNARETGAAAIEYVTFRLANQWLGIPVLLVQEVLLAQRIARVPRTPIEVAGFLNLRGQIVTAVELRTRLGLPPRDPDHAPTNVVVRHEGELFSLLVDEVGDVLSVEATAVEPPPPTLEPTWRQACAGIVRRERGLLVVVHVHALLRLELAAA; this is encoded by the coding sequence ATGAGCACCGTCAGCACCAACGCCCGCGAGACGGGAGCGGCGGCCATCGAGTACGTCACGTTCCGCCTCGCCAACCAGTGGCTGGGCATCCCCGTCCTCCTCGTGCAGGAAGTGCTGCTGGCCCAGCGCATCGCGCGCGTCCCGCGCACGCCGATCGAGGTGGCGGGCTTCCTCAACCTGCGCGGCCAGATCGTCACCGCGGTCGAGCTGCGCACGCGGCTCGGGCTCCCGCCGCGCGACCCCGATCACGCGCCGACGAACGTCGTGGTCCGCCACGAGGGGGAGCTGTTCTCGCTCCTCGTCGATGAAGTGGGCGACGTGCTCTCGGTCGAAGCGACGGCGGTGGAACCACCGCCGCCCACCCTCGAACCGACGTGGCGCCAGGCGTGCGCCGGTATCGTCCGCCGCGAACGCGGCCTGCTTGTCGTTGTCCACGTCCACGCCCTGCTGCGTCTCGAGCTCGCCGCAGCGTAA
- a CDS encoding chemotaxis protein CheW, with product MDDLLRDFLTESAENLQKLDQDLIELEVRPHDLTLVHSIFRTIHTIKGTCGFIGLPRLEALAHVTESVLGAVREARLMVVPAMISDILRSVDTIKAIQGELERDEVEPEGDDGALIGSLQAWLDIATNPAGSTVASPTPMAVRAMMADNSSRESARSGGQVEIAAAEAPEPPELQGGTRGTFEFFDTGEVMAVHRDALAAGAPGLVASTGAAKSAAAATPAAPAVPAPAPEAASAATSAPAPAAAAPAPANAASEGGASAEGRGSIADSTLRVNVTLLDKLMNLVGELVLARNQLIQISAVNDDSVYAAPVQHLNRVTTDLQEAVMRTRMQAIGGAWTKLPRLVRDLALASGKQIALEMHGAETELDRQILQAIQDPLTHMVRNSGDHGIEMPDVRRAAGKPEQGTIRLNAYHEGGHVILEITDDGAGIGVDKVRRKAVERGLVPADVAATLSEAQVFRFIFEPGFSTAEKITNVSGRGVGMDVVRSNIEKIGGTVELSSREGRGTTVRIKIPLTLAIISALLVGAADDVFAIPQIGVVELVRVSDEVRHRIETVQGARFFRLRDTLLPLVCLSERLALQVTELPDEYNIVVCQVGDTPFGLVVSEVFDTQEIVVKPVGRLVKHIPVYAGCTILGDGRVIMILDTTGIANEALAVAHAEQGAMAAATEGSDDEAATESVLLFDAGGSTVQAVPLSLVARLEEIPADNIEEADGRALVQYRDALLPLLAAHPAMNLRARTPRPVIVFTDNGHSMGLAVDEIRDIVSARLAVEPGAHRAGVLGVCVISGKATEIIDTNYFLRQAFGDWFAPAAQLQREDTSVLLVDDSRFFLNLIAPVLRGAGYKVSTANDGRDALDRLERGDRFDLVVSDIDMPTVDGYAFARAVRANPGWSHMPLIALTGRSTPADREHARACGFNEFLVKFDRDAVLSALARYATRVEATA from the coding sequence ATGGATGACCTGCTGCGCGATTTCCTCACGGAGAGCGCCGAGAACCTGCAGAAGCTCGATCAGGACCTGATCGAGCTCGAGGTCCGCCCGCACGATCTCACACTCGTGCACAGCATCTTCCGCACGATTCACACGATCAAGGGCACGTGCGGCTTCATCGGGCTTCCGCGCCTCGAGGCGCTGGCTCACGTCACCGAAAGCGTACTGGGGGCGGTCCGTGAGGCGCGCCTGATGGTCGTTCCGGCGATGATCAGTGACATCCTCCGCTCCGTGGACACCATCAAGGCGATCCAGGGGGAACTGGAGCGCGACGAGGTGGAGCCGGAAGGGGACGACGGCGCGCTGATTGGTTCGTTGCAGGCGTGGCTCGATATCGCGACCAATCCCGCCGGGAGCACGGTGGCCTCGCCCACGCCCATGGCGGTGCGCGCGATGATGGCCGACAACAGCTCGCGCGAGTCCGCGCGCAGCGGCGGCCAGGTGGAAATCGCCGCGGCCGAAGCGCCGGAACCGCCCGAGCTGCAAGGCGGGACGCGCGGCACGTTCGAGTTCTTCGACACCGGCGAGGTGATGGCGGTGCATCGCGATGCCCTCGCGGCCGGCGCCCCCGGACTGGTGGCCAGCACGGGCGCGGCCAAGTCGGCCGCAGCCGCAACGCCCGCGGCGCCGGCAGTTCCGGCGCCGGCGCCGGAAGCCGCAAGCGCCGCGACATCCGCGCCCGCCCCCGCCGCAGCGGCACCAGCGCCCGCCAATGCCGCCAGCGAAGGGGGCGCATCGGCCGAAGGGCGCGGCTCCATCGCCGACAGCACGCTGCGCGTCAACGTGACGCTGCTCGACAAGCTGATGAACCTCGTGGGCGAGCTCGTGCTCGCGCGCAATCAGCTCATCCAGATCTCGGCGGTGAACGACGACTCCGTCTACGCCGCGCCGGTGCAGCACCTCAATCGCGTGACCACTGACCTGCAGGAAGCGGTGATGCGCACGCGCATGCAGGCCATCGGTGGAGCGTGGACCAAGCTGCCGCGCCTCGTGCGCGACCTCGCGCTCGCCAGCGGCAAGCAGATCGCGCTGGAAATGCACGGCGCCGAGACGGAACTCGACCGGCAGATCCTGCAGGCCATCCAGGATCCGCTCACGCACATGGTGCGCAACTCGGGCGACCACGGCATCGAGATGCCGGACGTGCGTCGCGCCGCCGGCAAGCCGGAGCAGGGGACAATCCGCCTCAACGCGTACCACGAAGGGGGGCACGTCATCCTCGAGATCACCGACGACGGCGCAGGAATCGGCGTCGACAAGGTGCGCCGCAAGGCGGTCGAGCGCGGGCTCGTGCCGGCCGATGTCGCCGCGACGTTGAGCGAGGCGCAGGTCTTCCGCTTCATCTTCGAGCCCGGCTTCTCCACGGCCGAGAAGATCACGAATGTGTCGGGGCGCGGCGTGGGGATGGACGTGGTGCGCAGCAACATCGAGAAGATCGGCGGCACGGTGGAGCTGTCGTCGCGCGAGGGACGCGGGACGACAGTCCGCATCAAGATCCCGCTCACGCTCGCCATCATCTCGGCGCTGCTCGTGGGCGCAGCGGACGATGTGTTCGCCATTCCGCAGATCGGCGTCGTCGAGCTGGTGCGGGTGAGCGACGAAGTGCGCCACCGCATCGAGACGGTGCAGGGGGCGCGCTTCTTCCGCCTGCGCGACACGCTCTTGCCGCTGGTGTGCCTGAGCGAGCGCCTGGCGTTGCAGGTCACCGAGCTGCCTGACGAGTACAACATCGTCGTCTGCCAGGTGGGCGACACGCCGTTCGGGCTGGTCGTGAGCGAGGTGTTCGACACGCAGGAGATCGTCGTGAAGCCGGTCGGGCGCCTGGTGAAGCACATCCCGGTGTATGCGGGGTGCACGATTCTGGGCGACGGGCGCGTGATCATGATCCTCGACACCACGGGGATTGCCAACGAGGCCCTGGCGGTGGCGCACGCCGAGCAGGGGGCGATGGCCGCGGCGACCGAGGGGAGCGACGACGAAGCGGCGACCGAGAGCGTCCTCCTGTTCGACGCGGGCGGAAGCACGGTGCAGGCGGTGCCGCTCTCGCTGGTGGCGCGGCTGGAGGAGATCCCCGCCGACAACATCGAGGAAGCAGACGGGCGGGCGCTCGTGCAGTATCGCGACGCGCTGCTCCCGCTCCTCGCGGCGCACCCGGCGATGAACCTGCGCGCCCGCACCCCGCGCCCGGTGATCGTCTTCACCGACAACGGGCACTCGATGGGGCTGGCGGTGGACGAGATCCGCGACATCGTGAGTGCGCGCCTGGCCGTGGAGCCCGGCGCGCACCGAGCGGGCGTGCTGGGTGTCTGCGTGATTTCGGGGAAGGCGACGGAGATCATCGACACCAACTATTTCCTGCGCCAGGCGTTCGGCGACTGGTTTGCCCCGGCCGCACAGCTGCAACGCGAGGACACCAGCGTCCTGCTGGTCGATGACTCGCGCTTCTTCCTCAACCTGATTGCCCCCGTCCTGCGCGGCGCGGGCTACAAGGTCAGCACCGCCAACGACGGACGCGATGCGCTCGACCGCCTGGAGCGGGGCGATCGCTTCGACCTCGTGGTGAGCGACATCGACATGCCGACGGTGGACGGCTACGCCTTCGCGCGCGCCGTGCGCGCCAACCCGGGATGGTCGCACATGCCGCTCATTGCCCTCACCGGGCGCAGCACCCCCGCCGACCGGGAGCACGCGCGCGCCTGCGGCTTCAACGAGTTCCTCGTGAAATTCGACCGCGACGCCGTGCTCAGTGCGCTGGCGCGCTACGCCACGCGCGTGGAGGCAACTGCATGA